One stretch of Pseudomonas fragi DNA includes these proteins:
- the metX gene encoding homoserine O-succinyltransferase MetX, whose amino-acid sequence MPAAFPPDSVGLVVPQTAHFNEPLALACGRSLPAYELIYETYGQLNATASNAVLICHALSGHHHAAGYHSADDRKPGWWDSCIGPGKPIDTNKFFVVSLNNLGGCNGSTGPSSLNPQTGRPFGADFPVLTVEDWVHSQARLADRLGINQWAAVIGGSLGGMQALQWSISYPDRLRHCLAIASAPKLSAQNIAFNEVARQAILTDPEFHGGSFQEKGVIPKRGLMLARMVGHITYLSDDSMGEKFGRGLKNENLNYDFHSVEFQVESYLRYQGEEFSGRFDANTYLLMTKALDYFDPAANFDDDLAKTFAGAKARFCVMSFTTDWRFSPARSRELVDALMAAKKDVCYLEIDAPQGHDAFLIPIPRYLQAFSNYMNRIEL is encoded by the coding sequence ATGCCAGCTGCCTTTCCCCCCGATTCCGTTGGTCTGGTCGTGCCGCAAACAGCGCACTTCAACGAGCCCCTGGCGCTAGCCTGCGGCCGCTCACTGCCTGCCTATGAACTGATTTACGAAACCTACGGCCAGCTCAATGCCACGGCCAGCAATGCCGTGCTCATCTGTCACGCGCTGTCAGGGCATCATCACGCGGCGGGCTACCACAGCGCCGACGATCGCAAGCCCGGTTGGTGGGACAGCTGCATCGGCCCCGGCAAGCCCATCGACACCAACAAGTTTTTCGTCGTCAGCCTCAACAACCTGGGCGGCTGCAACGGTTCTACCGGCCCAAGCAGCCTCAACCCGCAAACCGGTCGCCCGTTTGGCGCCGACTTCCCGGTACTGACCGTTGAAGACTGGGTGCACAGCCAGGCGCGCCTGGCTGACCGCCTGGGGATCAACCAGTGGGCCGCCGTGATCGGTGGCAGCCTGGGCGGCATGCAGGCGTTGCAGTGGAGCATCAGCTACCCGGATCGCCTGCGCCATTGCCTGGCGATTGCCTCGGCGCCCAAATTGTCCGCGCAAAACATCGCGTTCAACGAAGTCGCCCGCCAGGCCATCCTCACCGACCCCGAGTTCCACGGCGGTTCGTTCCAGGAAAAAGGCGTGATTCCCAAGCGAGGCCTGATGCTGGCGCGCATGGTCGGGCACATCACCTACCTGTCCGATGACTCGATGGGTGAAAAATTCGGCCGTGGCCTGAAGAACGAAAACCTCAACTACGACTTCCACAGCGTCGAGTTCCAGGTCGAGAGCTACCTGCGTTATCAGGGTGAAGAGTTCTCCGGGCGTTTCGATGCCAATACTTACCTGCTGATGACCAAGGCGCTGGACTACTTCGACCCGGCCGCCAACTTCGATGACGATCTGGCCAAAACCTTTGCCGGGGCCAAGGCGCGCTTCTGCGTGATGTCGTTCACCACCGACTGGCGCTTCTCGCCGGCCCGTTCGCGGGAGCTGGTGGATGCATTGATGGCGGCGAAAAAAGACGTCTGCTACCTGGAAATCGACGCTCCGCAGGGCCATGACGCCTTCCTGATCCCGATCCCGCGTTACCTGCAAGCCTTCAGCAACTACATGAACCGCATAGAACTGTGA
- a CDS encoding DUF167 domain-containing protein, with product MSYFRWDGEDLILDCHLQPKASSDEFAGLHGDRLKIRLTAPPVEGKANAHLMAFLAKAFGIAKSQVSLISGELNRQKRVRLHAPKKLPDLPGLVRP from the coding sequence ATGAGCTACTTCCGGTGGGACGGCGAGGATCTGATTCTCGACTGTCACCTGCAACCCAAGGCCAGCAGCGACGAGTTTGCCGGCCTGCACGGTGACCGTCTGAAAATCCGCCTCACCGCCCCGCCGGTAGAAGGCAAGGCCAACGCCCACCTGATGGCCTTCCTGGCCAAGGCGTTCGGCATTGCCAAAAGCCAGGTGAGCCTGATCAGCGGCGAACTCAACCGGCAGAAGCGCGTGCGTTTGCATGCGCCGAAAAAGCTGCCGGACTTGCCGGGTTTGGTCCGACCCTGA
- a CDS encoding YggT family protein yields MSGLNGAAIFVIQTLGSLYLLIVLLRFILQLVRANFYNPLCQFIVKATQPLLKPLRRVIPSVFGLDMSSLVLAILVQMVIFAVVLTLSYMSFNILGLLLWAIIGVTALFLKVFFFAMIISVILSWVAPGSVSPGAELVNQITEPALAPFRRFLPSMGGLDISPILAFMVIQLIQSFVIPPLAMYVGMPVILFGLI; encoded by the coding sequence ATGTCCGGACTTAATGGCGCAGCCATTTTCGTGATTCAAACCCTGGGTAGCCTCTACCTGCTGATCGTACTGCTGCGGTTTATCCTGCAGCTGGTGCGGGCCAACTTCTACAACCCGCTGTGCCAGTTCATCGTCAAGGCCACCCAGCCGCTGCTCAAGCCGCTGCGCCGGGTCATCCCGAGCGTGTTCGGCCTGGACATGTCGTCGCTGGTGCTGGCGATTCTGGTGCAGATGGTGATTTTCGCCGTGGTCCTGACACTCAGCTACATGTCCTTCAACATTCTGGGCCTGCTGCTGTGGGCGATCATTGGCGTGACTGCGCTGTTTTTGAAAGTGTTCTTCTTCGCCATGATCATCAGCGTGATCCTGTCGTGGGTAGCACCGGGCAGCGTCAGCCCTGGCGCTGAACTGGTCAACCAGATCACCGAACCGGCCCTGGCACCGTTCCGCCGCTTCCTGCCAAGCATGGGCGGCCTGGATATCTCGCCGATCCTGGCGTTCATGGTGATCCAGCTGATCCAGAGTTTCGTGATCCCGCCATTGGCCATGTATGTCGGCATGCCGGTCATCTTGTTCGGCCTGATCTGA
- the proC gene encoding pyrroline-5-carboxylate reductase, with protein MSKTRIAFIGAGNMASSLIGGLLAKGLDAAQIRASDPGAETRAKVAAEHGIELFADNAQAIQDADVIVIAVKPQAMKAVCQDLRPHLQPHQLLVSIAAGITCASLLNWLGSQPLVRCMPNTPALLGKGVSGLFATADVTAEQRQQAEQLLSAVGIVVWVDSEAQIDAVTAVSGSGPAYFFLLIEAMTDAGVKLGLPRDVAKQLAEQTALGAAHMAVASDVDAAELRRRVTSPAGTTEAAIKSFQADGFAASVEKALSAAAHRSAEMAEQLGQ; from the coding sequence ATGAGCAAAACGCGTATTGCCTTTATCGGCGCCGGCAACATGGCTTCCAGCCTGATCGGCGGCCTGTTGGCCAAAGGTCTGGATGCAGCACAGATCCGCGCCAGCGATCCGGGTGCCGAGACGCGGGCCAAAGTGGCCGCCGAGCATGGCATCGAACTGTTTGCCGATAACGCGCAAGCCATCCAGGACGCCGACGTGATTGTCATTGCGGTCAAGCCACAGGCCATGAAAGCCGTGTGCCAGGACCTGCGCCCGCATCTGCAGCCCCATCAATTGCTGGTCTCGATTGCTGCCGGCATTACCTGCGCCAGCCTGCTCAACTGGCTGGGCAGCCAGCCGCTGGTGCGCTGCATGCCCAACACCCCGGCCCTGCTGGGCAAGGGTGTGAGCGGCCTGTTCGCCACTGCCGACGTCACCGCCGAGCAACGCCAGCAGGCGGAGCAACTGCTCAGTGCCGTGGGCATTGTGGTGTGGGTGGACAGTGAAGCGCAGATCGATGCCGTGACGGCCGTGTCCGGCAGCGGCCCCGCGTACTTTTTCCTGCTGATCGAAGCCATGACCGACGCCGGCGTCAAACTCGGCCTGCCGCGTGACGTGGCCAAGCAACTGGCCGAGCAGACCGCGCTGGGCGCCGCACACATGGCCGTGGCCAGCGATGTCGACGCCGCCGAACTGCGCCGCCGCGTGACCTCGCCAGCGGGCACCACTGAAGCTGCGATCAAATCATTCCAGGCCGACGGCTTTGCCGCCTCGGTCGAAAAAGCATTGAGTGCCGCCGCGCACCGCTCGGCCGAAATGGCCGAACAACTGGGTCAATAA
- a CDS encoding YggS family pyridoxal phosphate-dependent enzyme: MSTIAGNIAQVEARIRAAALAVHRDVTSIHLLAVSKTKPAAALREAHAAGVRDFGENYLQEARAKQIELADLPLCWHFIGPIQSNKTRDIAEHFAWVHSVDRLKIAQRLSEQRPADLPPLNICIQVNVSGEASKSGCTPADLPALAAAISALPRLKLRGLMAIPEPTEDRAEQDAAFAQVRTLQERLNMGLDTLSMGMSHDLESAIAQGATWVRIGTALFGARDYGQA, encoded by the coding sequence ATGTCCACGATAGCAGGCAACATTGCCCAGGTTGAGGCGCGCATCCGTGCCGCTGCACTGGCTGTTCACCGTGATGTAACCAGCATTCATCTACTCGCGGTCAGCAAGACCAAGCCTGCCGCCGCGCTGCGTGAGGCCCATGCCGCCGGGGTTCGCGACTTTGGCGAGAACTACCTGCAGGAAGCCCGCGCCAAACAGATCGAATTGGCCGACCTGCCCTTGTGTTGGCACTTCATCGGCCCCATTCAATCGAACAAGACGCGTGATATCGCCGAGCATTTTGCGTGGGTGCATTCCGTCGACCGGCTCAAGATTGCCCAGCGTTTGTCTGAACAACGCCCGGCCGACTTGCCACCGCTCAATATCTGCATCCAGGTCAATGTCAGCGGTGAAGCCAGCAAATCGGGCTGTACCCCGGCAGACTTGCCTGCGCTGGCGGCCGCCATCAGCGCCCTGCCACGCTTGAAGCTGCGCGGTTTGATGGCAATTCCGGAGCCCACTGAGGACCGCGCCGAGCAGGATGCTGCTTTTGCGCAGGTGCGCACGCTTCAAGAGCGCCTGAACATGGGCCTCGACACGCTTTCAATGGGCATGAGCCACGACCTTGAGTCGGCGATTGCCCAAGGCGCCACCTGGGTGCGCATCGGCACTGCATTATTTGGCGCCCGCGACTACGGCCAGGCCTGA
- a CDS encoding C40 family peptidase: MRPIFKTWLTICLLLPLAAHATNREQHLPSGFTGYTAKSSAAAPYVASTSKTVARPATSKAHRKAPGKMAAASLAAANKQSSTVLSRAVNVLGTPYRWGGSSPSKGFDCSGLVKYAFNDVAAVDLPRTSSEMASGHGQKVERKDLKPGDLLFFNIKSRKVNHVAIYLGNDRFIHAPRRGKSVTIDTLQKPYWQSHYVVAKRVLPKEKSTLQVVQR, translated from the coding sequence ATGCGTCCTATATTCAAGACATGGCTAACCATTTGCCTATTATTGCCACTGGCCGCCCACGCCACCAATCGTGAGCAACATCTTCCTTCGGGCTTCACCGGCTACACCGCAAAGTCATCTGCGGCTGCACCCTATGTTGCCTCTACCAGCAAGACCGTAGCACGTCCTGCCACCAGTAAAGCCCACCGCAAGGCCCCGGGCAAAATGGCAGCGGCGTCCCTGGCCGCCGCCAACAAGCAGAGCAGCACGGTCCTGAGCCGCGCTGTAAACGTGTTAGGCACCCCTTATCGTTGGGGCGGCAGCAGCCCAAGTAAAGGGTTCGACTGCAGCGGGCTGGTCAAATACGCCTTTAATGACGTAGCCGCCGTTGATTTGCCACGCACTTCCAGCGAAATGGCCAGTGGTCATGGGCAAAAAGTCGAGCGCAAGGATTTGAAACCCGGCGACCTGCTGTTTTTCAACATCAAGAGCCGCAAGGTCAACCACGTTGCCATTTACCTGGGCAACGACCGCTTTATCCACGCCCCGCGTCGCGGCAAGTCGGTGACTATCGACACGCTGCAAAAGCCGTACTGGCAGAGCCACTATGTGGTCGCCAAACGTGTGCTGCCTAAAGAGAAGTCCACGCTGCAGGTTGTGCAACGCTAA